The following coding sequences lie in one Bemisia tabaci unplaced genomic scaffold, PGI_BMITA_v3 genomic window:
- the LOC109040856 gene encoding flap endonuclease 1, translating to MGIQGLSKLIQDVAPGAVKESEIKTHFGRKVAIDASMSLYQFLIAVRSEGAQLTSVDGETTSHLMGTFYRTIRLVEAGIKPVYVFDGKPPTLKSGELDKRKERREEAEKALKVAEDAGDLEQIDKFNRRLVKVTSTHNQECKELLKLMGIPFITAPCEAEAQCAALVKDGKVYATATEDMDALTFGSTVLLRHLTFSEARKMPVQEFHFQKVLDGLELNREEFIDLCILLGCDYCDSIRGIGPKRAIDLIKQHRNIETILKNIDTEKYAVPENWLYKEARQLFVNPEVADPTTIELKWTDPDEEGLVKYLCGDKAFSEDRVRSGAKKLLKARSTTTQGRLDSFFKVIPSENNTQKRKSEDNKKGPAKKVAKKGGTPYRGKPK from the exons ATGGGTATTCAGGGTTTATCGAAACTGATTCAGGATGTCGCTCCGGGTGCAGTTAAAGAAAGTGAAATTAAAACGCATTTTG GACGGAAGGTGGCAATTGATGCCTCAATGAGCCTTTACCAATTTTTAATTGCAGTGCGCAGTGAAGGAGCACAATTGACGTCTGTTGATGGTGAAACAACCAG TCATTTGATGGGAACATTCTACCGCACAATCAGGTTGGTGGAAGCAGGTATCAAACCTGTTTACGTTTTTGATGGTAAACCACCAACACTGAAGTCAGGAGAGTTAGACAAGAGGAaggaaagaagagaagaagcagaaaaagctctgaaagtaGCGGAAGATGCAG GTGATTTGGAGCAGATTGACAAGTTCAACCGAAGACTTGTGAAGGTAACATCAACCCACAACCAAGAATGCAAGGAGCTACTAAAATTGATGGGGATTCCTTTTATCACT gccCCCTGTGAAGCAGAGGCCCAGTGTGCTGCCTTGGTGAAGGATGGCAAAGTATATGCTACAGCAACAGAGGATATGGATGCGCTAACTTTTGGCTCAACAGTTCTTCTCAGGCATTTAACATTCAGTGAAGCACGGAAAATGCCTGTCCAAGAATTTCACTTCCAAAAAGTTCTTGATGGACTCGAATTGAATCGAGAAGAG TTCATTGACCTATGCATTCTTCTTGGTTGTGATTACTGTGATAGTATTCGTGGAATTGGTCCCAAAAGAGCCATTGATCTCATCAAACAGCATCGCAACATTGAAACAATCCTCAAAAACATTGACACCGAAAAATACGCTGTTCCTGAAAACTGGTTATACAAGGAGGCCCGCCAACTTTTCGTGAATCCTGAAGTTGCAGACCCAACTACAATTGAG TTGAAATGGACAGATCCTGATGAAGAAGGCCTAGTTAAATACTTATGCGGAGATAAAGCGTTCAGTGAAGATCGTGTCCGAAGTGgggcaaaaaaattattaaaagctAGGTCAACTACAACGCAAGGAAGGCTggactcatttttcaaagttatccCAAGTGAAAACAACACACAGAAAAGAAAG AGCGAAGATAATAAAAAAGGCCCTGCCAAAAAAGTCGCGAAAAAGGGAGGCACACCATACCGAGGCAAACCAAAGTAA